From the genome of Elusimicrobiaceae bacterium, one region includes:
- a CDS encoding sugar ABC transporter permease, translating to MNPLLASILEVLQMVLFVAWTAFLMELYLWFHFKKYRESWFVPAMLAGTPALACLLVLSAVGNAVSLRSLAVIAGAAFAAEIPLLYMFKAHVRGKWALPFMLILPGFAGLALLIAYPLAFEIYLAFFDLKLTTLKTWSQTGTLPFVGLQYFRQVFTLSPLSEITFWQLLWRTLWWTFINVFFHVLGGFALALLLNNNIKLKGVYRTLLIVPWAMPQVVAVLAMRGEFLQNGFVNEMLRRLAEWSPLLAGLGLGPVQWLSNHAFLTCTLINVWLGIPFMMVVILGGLQSIPSSYYDAASIDGASAFQKFRNITLPLLRPVIAPAVTLGTVWTFNNINVIYLVTGQAGGTEDADILVSALYKAAFTFNRYSYSAAFAIVIFILLFAISMLWLKFSRGTDSVYE from the coding sequence ATGAACCCGCTTCTGGCTTCCATACTGGAAGTTTTGCAGATGGTGCTGTTCGTGGCGTGGACGGCGTTTTTGATGGAGCTGTATCTGTGGTTCCATTTCAAAAAATACAGGGAAAGCTGGTTTGTTCCGGCGATGCTGGCCGGCACGCCGGCTCTGGCATGCCTGCTGGTGCTTTCGGCGGTGGGCAATGCGGTTTCGTTGCGCTCGCTGGCGGTTATCGCGGGAGCGGCGTTTGCCGCCGAAATTCCGCTTCTGTACATGTTCAAGGCTCATGTCAGGGGAAAATGGGCTTTGCCGTTCATGCTGATCCTGCCGGGCTTCGCGGGGCTGGCGCTGCTTATCGCATATCCGCTGGCGTTTGAAATTTATCTGGCGTTTTTCGATTTGAAACTGACGACGCTTAAAACCTGGAGCCAGACCGGCACGCTGCCGTTTGTGGGGCTGCAGTATTTCCGGCAGGTGTTCACGCTGTCGCCGCTTTCGGAAATAACTTTCTGGCAGCTGCTGTGGCGGACGCTTTGGTGGACTTTCATAAACGTGTTTTTTCATGTGCTGGGCGGTTTCGCGCTTGCGCTGCTTCTAAACAACAATATAAAGCTCAAGGGCGTTTACCGCACGCTGCTGATTGTGCCGTGGGCGATGCCGCAGGTGGTGGCGGTGCTGGCGATGCGCGGCGAGTTCCTGCAGAACGGGTTTGTGAATGAAATGCTGCGGCGGCTGGCGGAGTGGTCGCCCCTGCTGGCGGGGCTTGGCCTGGGGCCGGTGCAGTGGCTGAGCAATCATGCGTTTTTGACCTGCACGCTTATCAATGTGTGGCTAGGCATTCCGTTTATGATGGTGGTGATACTGGGCGGCCTGCAGTCCATTCCCTCCTCCTATTACGACGCCGCTTCGATTGACGGCGCTTCGGCCTTTCAGAAATTCCGCAACATTACACTGCCGCTTCTGCGGCCGGTCATCGCGCCGGCGGTCACGCTCGGCACGGTGTGGACTTTCAACAACATCAACGTTATTTACCTTGTCACCGGCCAGGCGGGCGGCACGGAGGATGCCGACATTCTGGTGTCCGCGCTATACAAAGCGGCGTTCACTTTTAACCGCTACAGCTATTCGGCGGCGTTTGCGATCGTCATTTTCATTCTGCTGTTCGCGATTTCGATGTTATGGCTGAAATTTTCCAGGGGCACGGATTCAGTTTATGAATAA
- a CDS encoding carbohydrate ABC transporter permease, translating into MNNAIPFKYSPEWVRFKTAVQKTLVHVALVCVSIMFVYPLIRIFSVSLRPDDILNSASLALVPDGATLVSYGKLLTQTHFLRWLWNSLLITGVTSIIGVSLASTAGYAFSRFKFPGNKLGLTVLLSTQMIPAGMLLLPMFLMIMKMGLVNTYLGMIIAYSVSSLPFSIWILKGYYDTVPRSLEEAALVDGTTQFGAFYRIVLPLSTPALAIAFLFNFTAAWNEYLVARVILADSSRYTWTLGLFELQGQFITQWGMFAAGSILVTIPVLCVFLYSSKWLVSGLTLGSVKG; encoded by the coding sequence ATGAATAACGCCATACCATTCAAATACAGTCCCGAATGGGTCCGGTTCAAAACCGCGGTGCAGAAGACGCTGGTGCATGTGGCGCTGGTGTGCGTTTCGATCATGTTCGTGTATCCGCTGATACGGATATTTTCGGTATCGCTCCGGCCTGATGATATCCTGAATTCCGCTTCGCTCGCGCTTGTTCCTGACGGCGCTACGCTGGTTTCCTACGGCAAACTGCTTACGCAGACGCATTTTCTGCGCTGGCTGTGGAATTCGCTGCTGATTACGGGCGTCACTTCGATTATCGGCGTGAGTCTGGCGTCAACGGCGGGCTACGCGTTCTCGCGCTTCAAATTTCCCGGCAACAAGCTGGGCCTTACGGTTCTGCTCAGCACCCAGATGATTCCGGCGGGCATGTTGCTGCTGCCGATGTTTCTGATGATCATGAAGATGGGGCTGGTCAACACCTATCTTGGCATGATAATCGCGTATTCGGTTTCGTCGCTGCCGTTCAGCATCTGGATCCTGAAAGGGTATTACGATACCGTGCCGCGTTCCCTTGAAGAGGCCGCGCTGGTGGACGGCACCACCCAGTTCGGCGCGTTTTACCGGATCGTGCTGCCGCTTTCCACGCCCGCGCTGGCGATCGCGTTTCTGTTTAATTTCACCGCCGCGTGGAACGAATATCTGGTCGCGCGGGTCATTCTGGCCGATTCCAGCCGTTATACCTGGACGCTGGGCCTGTTTGAATTGCAGGGCCAGTTTATCACGCAGTGGGGCATGTTCGCGGCGGGTTCGATACTGGTCACGATTCCGGTGCTGTGCGTGTTTCTCTATTCGTCGAAATGGCTTGTTTCCGGCCTTACTTTAGGCAGTGTGAAAGGATAA
- a CDS encoding extracellular solute-binding protein, translating into MRFLKNRFIGCACAAAFALLAAACLKPVKAVEDKDDIVVWEQEDAAVAPFIDSVFADFKKLPGNEKVAVTRVHYQNEDLRQQFQTASIAETGPDLIMCPSDFGGVFSVAGFILPVDGLFELGKYNTAVLDAVRLDGHTWGVPISNGNHLMLMYNKKFLHRAPENTDEMLAFCATAKARGLDYCMAMDMGEPFWLVPWLGGFGGWPIDGHRPTLDTKAMRATIDFYLDLKFGKKYVPEECDYNCIDGMFKEGRVAMIVNGDWALQSYQARFGQDFGTGKIPRNSATGLWPAPMISGKYFMLNAALAGKKEKLEKIKELVEFYTSRDNQIRQIEVLKRLPALKAANDAPQIKANPVLAGSMEQILAGKPMPLATEMRAVWDAMRPYQGKIMTKKETPRSGLEKMQLDADSKIKEMNR; encoded by the coding sequence ATGCGCTTTTTGAAAAACAGGTTTATCGGGTGTGCCTGCGCGGCGGCGTTCGCGCTGCTGGCGGCCGCCTGCCTCAAGCCGGTGAAAGCGGTTGAGGACAAGGATGACATTGTCGTGTGGGAGCAGGAGGACGCGGCTGTCGCGCCGTTCATTGACTCCGTGTTCGCCGACTTTAAAAAACTGCCCGGCAATGAAAAAGTGGCGGTGACGCGGGTTCACTACCAGAACGAGGATCTGCGCCAGCAGTTTCAGACGGCGTCCATCGCGGAAACCGGGCCTGACCTGATAATGTGCCCGTCGGATTTCGGGGGCGTGTTTTCTGTCGCCGGGTTCATTCTGCCGGTGGACGGGCTGTTCGAGCTCGGCAAATACAATACCGCGGTGCTCGACGCCGTCCGGCTTGACGGGCATACCTGGGGCGTGCCGATTTCCAACGGCAATCACCTGATGCTGATGTACAATAAAAAGTTTCTGCACCGGGCACCGGAGAACACGGACGAAATGCTGGCGTTTTGCGCCACGGCCAAAGCGCGGGGGCTTGATTACTGCATGGCGATGGACATGGGCGAGCCGTTTTGGCTGGTGCCGTGGCTGGGCGGGTTCGGCGGCTGGCCGATTGACGGGCACAGGCCCACGCTTGACACCAAAGCGATGCGCGCCACGATAGATTTCTATCTCGATCTGAAGTTCGGCAAAAAATACGTGCCCGAGGAATGCGATTATAACTGCATTGACGGCATGTTCAAGGAAGGCCGGGTGGCGATGATCGTGAACGGGGACTGGGCTCTGCAGTCCTATCAGGCCAGATTCGGGCAGGATTTCGGAACCGGGAAAATCCCGCGGAATTCCGCCACGGGCCTGTGGCCCGCGCCCATGATCAGCGGCAAATACTTCATGCTCAACGCCGCGCTTGCCGGCAAAAAAGAGAAGCTTGAAAAGATAAAAGAACTGGTGGAATTTTACACCAGCCGCGACAACCAGATCCGGCAGATTGAAGTTTTGAAACGGCTCCCCGCGCTCAAGGCGGCCAACGACGCGCCGCAGATAAAGGCGAACCCCGTGCTGGCGGGCTCGATGGAGCAGATACTGGCCGGCAAGCCGATGCCGCTCGCCACGGAAATGCGCGCCGTGTGGGACGCGATGCGTCCCTACCAGGGCAAGATCATGACCAAAAAGGAAACGCCCCGCTCCGGGCTTGAAAAAATGCAGCTGGACGCGGATTCCAAAATAAAGGAAATGAACCGATGA
- a CDS encoding tetratricopeptide repeat protein, with amino-acid sequence VLAEAPDSFEALRLRGDILLDNLDDWKAAAADYDRAAALNPDSAATLVKRGQAYVKGARYDGAVKDFTAAILMSPENDGAVAGLGGARMLRGEYKEALEQYERASGLAPKNGEYYFMAGNACRKLKRLKSANNYFKKACDLGFKTACGFIKK; translated from the coding sequence CGTGCTGGCCGAAGCGCCGGATTCTTTCGAGGCGCTGCGGCTGCGCGGCGATATTCTGCTTGATAATCTTGATGACTGGAAAGCCGCCGCCGCCGATTATGACAGGGCTGCCGCGCTTAACCCTGACTCGGCCGCCACGCTGGTCAAACGCGGGCAGGCTTATGTCAAAGGCGCGCGGTACGACGGGGCCGTGAAGGATTTTACCGCCGCTATCCTGATGTCGCCGGAAAACGACGGGGCCGTCGCGGGTCTGGGCGGCGCGAGGATGCTCAGGGGCGAATACAAGGAAGCGCTTGAGCAGTACGAGCGCGCCAGCGGTCTGGCTCCAAAAAACGGGGAATATTATTTTATGGCCGGCAACGCCTGCCGTAAATTGAAACGGCTGAAATCGGCGAACAATTATTTTAAGAAAGCCTGCGATCTCGGTTTTAAAACCGCGTGCGGTTTCATAAAGAAATAG